TGGCGCTTGCCACTGGTCTGATCGAACCGCTGGGCGGCCTGGTCGGAGTGATTGCTGCCAGCCTCGCCGGCGCGGCCCTGCCGCTGGCCCTGTCCGCTGCGGCTGGCGCGATGTTCTGGGTAGTCGGACACGAACTGGTCCCGGCGGCGCAAGCCGGTGGCCGGGCACGTACCGGCAACTTCGGATTGCTCTGCGGTTTTGCCGCGATGACCTGGTTGAGCAGCCTGTTTTAGCCTGAGTACCGCCGCCCGAATTCAGACTTCGCCAGGTTGCGGGCACCATCCCGAGCGGGCGGGGAAAACAGCACAGGACTCCAGCCGGCCAGCCCCGGGAAGATTCCGGATTTAGCGAAGGGACAGTTCACAAATAATTCACGAACCTTGGCCGGGGTCAGGCGTCGATAGTTCATATCCACCCACCGACAGGAGACTCACCATGCCGCACCGTGCCGTGATCAAGATCATCGAAGGACGCTCCTTCCTGACCTCCACCCCGGAAAAAAGCGTTCGCGCTGTCGCCGCCCACATGCGTGACAATCGCAGTGGCGCGGTACTGGTTGTAGCGCCCGACGACGGCCGGCTGCTGGGCATCTGCACCGAGCGTGACCTGACCTTCAAGGTCCTCGCCGCCGGTCTCGATGCCAGCACCACCCCGGTTGGGACGGTGATGACCTGCAACCCGGAAAGCATCGGCCCGGACAGGCTATTTGGCCACGCGCTGCACCTGATGCATGAAGGCGGCTTCCGCCATCTGCCGGTGGTGATTGCCGATGGCCGTCCGATTGGCGTGATCTCGGCCCGCGATGCGCTGGGCCTCGAACTGTTCGATTTTCGCAATGAACTTGAGCAGCGCGAAGCCTTGAGCGAAATCCTGTAAGTGCGTGGGCGGCGATGCCGCCTGTCACGGTCGACCCGCCGCCGGGCCAAAAATGCCCGGCGCCTTTTTCTGCCCGCCACCCAGCCGGCGCTTAGACCGAACGCTCGATGGTCACGCCAACGCGCTTGACTCCGGGCATCATCCCCAGCTTGGCGACCGAAACACGTACCCATTGCGCGGCGAAGTTTTCCAGCAAATAGGTGGCAATGTGCTCGGTCAGCTTTTCCAGCAGGTTGAAATGCGCCGCCGCCAGGTCCTGGCGCAGGCGCTCGACCACCACTGCGTAATCGACGGTATCGCGGATGTCGTCGCTGGCCCCGGCCGAGGTGGTCGAGACACCGATGTGCAGGCT
This genomic window from Dechloromonas sp. ZY10 contains:
- a CDS encoding cyclic nucleotide-binding/CBS domain-containing protein, with the translated sequence MPHRAVIKIIEGRSFLTSTPEKSVRAVAAHMRDNRSGAVLVVAPDDGRLLGICTERDLTFKVLAAGLDASTTPVGTVMTCNPESIGPDRLFGHALHLMHEGGFRHLPVVIADGRPIGVISARDALGLELFDFRNELEQREALSEIL
- a CDS encoding dihydroneopterin aldolase, translating into MDIIFIEEMRAETWIGIYPREKAMPQTVEISLHIGVSTTSAGASDDIRDTVDYAVVVERLRQDLAAAHFNLLEKLTEHIATYLLENFAAQWVRVSVAKLGMMPGVKRVGVTIERSV